CTGAGCGAAGCGCGCGGCTACATGGAATTGGCGCCGCACGTCGCGATCATCCCCGGTCTGGTGATCTCGCTGACGATACTTGGGTTCAATCTCCTGGGAGACGGACTGCGGGACATTTTCGACCCGCGCCAGTACGAACGCGAATGAGCGATCCTCTCCTACAGGTAAGAGACTTGACGGTTAGGTTTCAGTTGAGGCGCGGCGCCTTGACGGCGGTCGACCGGGTCTCGTTCACAATTCGAGAAAAAGAAACTCTCGGCATCGTCGGCGAGACGGGGTGCGGCAAGAGCGCCACCGCGCTCGCGCTGCTTCGGCTCATCGCCTCCCCTCCGGGCGAGATCGCCGGCGGGCAGATTCTCTTCGAAGGCGAAGACTTGCTCAAAAAAAGCGAGCGCGAGATGGAGAAGATCCGCGGCCGCAAGATCTCCATGATCTTTCAGGAGCCGATGACCTCGCTCAATCCCTCTTTCACGATCGGCGAACAGATTTCCGAGTGTTACCGCATTCATCTGGGCCACTCCGGCAAGGTGGCCGCGGATTTTTCCGAGCATATTCTCAGCTCGGTGCGCGTCCCATCTCCCCGAACCGTCATGGCGCGCTACCCTCATGAGCTCTCCGGCGGCATGCGCCAGCGGGTGATGATCGCAATGGCGCTCACCTGCGAACCCAAGCTGCTCATCGCCGACGAGCCGACCACCGCTCTCGACGTGACCATCCAGGCGCAGATTTTAGAATTGCTCGAAGAGCTGCGGGAGAAAATGGGCATGGCGCTGCTGTTCATCTCGCACAATCTCGGCGTCGTGGCGCGCCTCTGCGACCGGATCGGCGTCATGTACGCGGGCTCGATCGTGGAGCTGGCCGACAAAAAATCCCTGTTCACTTCGCCGCTTCACCCCTATACGATCGGACTCCTGCACGCGTTTCCGCGCCCCGAGCGGCGCGACGAACCGCTGGCGGCGATTCCGGGCAACGTGTGCAATCTGCTCGACGCGCCGCCCGGCTGCCGGTTTCATCCGCGCTGCTTCAAGGCCAGAGAGATCTGCAAGGTGGACCTGCCCAATTTGGATAAAAAATCCGCCGACCACAGGGTCGCGTGTTACTTTCCCGGGGAATAATGGCGCTGCTCGAAGTCAAAGGCCTGACGAAGTATTTCGACTTGAGCGGCGATCCCCTGAGCCGTTTTTTCAGAGGCACAAAGCTGCTCAAGGCCGTCGATCACGTGAGCTTCGCGATCAAGGAAGGCGAGACGTTCGGGCTGGTGGGCGAAAGCGGTTGCGGGAAATCGACCACCGCGCGCCTCATCACGCGGTTGATTGCGGCAACCGAAGGCGAGGTGATTTTCCAAAACCGGAATATTTTGGGCCTGCCGAGGAAGCAGGTGCGCGAAATCAGGAGCGATATCCAGATGGTGTTTCAGGACCCGTTCGCGTCTCTGAATCCGCGCATGAAGGTGCTGGAAATCGTCGGCCGGCCGGTGACGCTTTATCAAGGATTCAAAGGAAA
The window above is part of the Candidatus Binatia bacterium genome. Proteins encoded here:
- a CDS encoding ATP-binding cassette domain-containing protein — translated: MALLEVKGLTKYFDLSGDPLSRFFRGTKLLKAVDHVSFAIKEGETFGLVGESGCGKSTTARLITRLIAATEGEVIFQNRNILGLPRKQVREIRSDIQMVFQDPFASLNPRMKVLEIVGRPVTLYQGFKGKKKLDTVAELLGLVGLQPEAMHRYPHEFSGGQRQRIGVARALAANPKLIIADEPVSSLDVSVQAQVLNLFKKLQKELKLTMLFISHDLNVVEYLADTVAVMYAGKIMEIAPVQEIFQFPKHPYTQGLMAS
- a CDS encoding ABC transporter ATP-binding protein produces the protein MSDPLLQVRDLTVRFQLRRGALTAVDRVSFTIREKETLGIVGETGCGKSATALALLRLIASPPGEIAGGQILFEGEDLLKKSEREMEKIRGRKISMIFQEPMTSLNPSFTIGEQISECYRIHLGHSGKVAADFSEHILSSVRVPSPRTVMARYPHELSGGMRQRVMIAMALTCEPKLLIADEPTTALDVTIQAQILELLEELREKMGMALLFISHNLGVVARLCDRIGVMYAGSIVELADKKSLFTSPLHPYTIGLLHAFPRPERRDEPLAAIPGNVCNLLDAPPGCRFHPRCFKAREICKVDLPNLDKKSADHRVACYFPGE